CCGCCGCGCAGACCTCGTCGTAGCCGTCGATGAGGTCCGCCCGGGCGGGCGTCACGACCGGGGCGTCCATCCCGCGACCCACGAGGGCGGGGTCGCTCCGGGCCATCCCCGCGACGAGCGTCGCCGCCCGGCCGACGGTCTCCACGAGGTCGGTCATCGAGACTCCGTCGGGGACGACCTTCCGGGCGTCGCGCGTCGAGACGACGATGTCCGGGAGGCACGCCACGAGCGAGAGGTCGGCGTCGATGCGCGTGACGCCCTCGTCTGTGACGACGGTGAACCCCCCGAGGATCGCCGGGGCGACGTTGTCCGCGTGGGCCGCGCCGGAGACGACCGCCTCGCCCTCGGCCGCGACGGGGACCAGTTCCTCGCGGGAGCGACCGCGGTCGTAGAGTTCGTTGAGGGCGACCGCGGCGGCGGCGGCCGAGGCCGCGGACGAACCGAGCCCCGACGCCGGGCGCACGCCCTTGTCGATCCGGATGCGGGCGGGCGCGGAGAGCGCCTCGGCGACGGCACCGACGGTGTTTCGCTTCGGGTCCTCGGGGATGTACCGGGACCCGACGCCCGTCACCTCGATCGTCGTCCGCTCGGCCTTCTCGACCCGGACGACGTCCGCCGGGCGGTCGAGCGCGACGCCGAAGACGTCGAACCCGCTACCGAGATTGGCGCTCGTCGCGGGGGCCCGGACGGTCAGCATGGCTTCCGCTTCCAACAGCGGAGAGAAAAACCTAGCGGAGTGCGAGACGGCGGGTTCGTTCGAACGCTAACCGCGTTACTGATCCCCGAGGCGTCCCCGACAGAGTTATCCCGGCGACGTCACGAACTATGTACAATGAGTACTACAGAGGAGGAACGGGATTCAAAGTCAGAGGTCGTCTCTGTGTCACGGCACGGCCAGGCGACGATCCCGAAGAAGTTCCGCGAGAAACTGGGCATCGAAGCGCCGGGGCGGGTCCGGTTCCGGGAGAACGACGAGGGCGAGGTCACGGTCGAGCGCGTTCCCTCGGCGAGTGACATGCGGGGGTACGCGAAGCATCGGGGGGACGCGACGACCGACGAACCCGCGACTGCGTTACTGCGCGAAAAGCGCGAGCGAGATCGAGAGACTCGCGAGGCGACGTTCGAATCCGGAGATAGCGACGAATGACGCCCCCGGGGCGAATCGTGTTCGACGCTGAACCGATCGTCGCACACGCGGACGGCGAACCGGGAAGCGGCACCGTCGAAGCATTTCTCTCCGCCGTCGAAGACGGCGAATCGACGGGGTTCGTGAACTACGTGAACATGACCGAGGTCAGGTACATCCTCGCCCGCAAGTACGATCGGAGGACCGCGGACGAGTACCTCGACTGGCTAGTCAGTTTCGGGATCGTCCCCGTCGGGATCGAGGAGATCTGGGAGACTGCGGCCGAGTTCGTCCTCGACGTCAACCCGGCACTCGGTGACTCGTTCGCCCTGGCGACGGCGACCGCGAAGGACGCGACGCTGCTCGCCGGCGGCGACGGCGATTACGACGGCGTCACCGACGTTCCGATCGAATGCTTTCGGGACGGACCGGCCTGATTCGGGAGCGTTCATGGTGCTCCGCTACGAGGACGAGCACGCATGACAGACAGACGCACGATAGATGACTCGTCGGTCGTCTACGCCTTCTCGCCCGACCTCGAGCCGACCGTCACCGTGGAGCCGGGGGCCGCGCTCACCGTCGAGACGCGCGACAGCCTCGAGGGGGCCATCCAGCGCGACGGGGACCTGATGGACTCGGTGCCCGAGGAGGTCAACGCCGCGACCGGGCCGATCGCCGTCGAGGGGGCAGAGCCGGGCGACGCCCTCCGGGTGGAGATAGAGGAGATGCGCCCGAACGAGGACCGCGGCCGCGCCGTCACGATCCCCGGCTTCGGACTCCTCCGGGACGACCCCGAGGTGGCCCACCCCCACACACGCGTCACGCCCGTCGAGGACGGCGCGCTCCGGTTCGGCGACCTCTCGGTGCCGCTCGACCCCTGTATCGGGACGATCGGCGTCGCCACCGCCGACGAGGAGTACACGACGCTCGTGCCCCACGACCACGGCGGGAACCTCGACACGACCGACCTCCGGGCGGGGGCGACGGTCTACTTCCCGGTCTTCCAGCCGGGCGGCCTGCTGGCGATGGGCGACTGCAAGGCCGCGATGGCCGACGGCGAGCACTGCGGCACCGGCGCGGAGATCGCCACCGAGATCGACGTCACCCTCGGCGTCGTCGCCGACGCCCCGCTCTCGCGCCCGCTGATCGAGACGGACGACGCCTGGAAGTTCCTCGCCAGCGCGGAGACGCTCCAGGCGGCCTGCGAACTGGCCGTCCGCGACGCGAGCGAGGCGCTCGCCCGGGCCCACGGCGTCGAGTTCACCGACGCCTACCTGCTCGCCAGCCTCGTCGCCGACCTCGAGATCAGCCAGGTGGTCGACCCGCTGAAGACCGTCCGCTGTGCCGTCCCGAAGGCGTCCCTCGCGGACCCGCTCGACTGAAGAGAAAGGCACATACGGCGGACCTCGAAACTCCCGGCATGATCGGCATCGTCGGCGGCGGCCTCGCCGGACTGGCGGCCGCCCACCGGTTGCGTCGAGCGGGCCGCGAGGTGCGCGTCTTCGAGGCGGCCCCCGAGGTCGGCGGCCTCGCCGCGACGTACCCGACCGCGGGCGACCCCGTCGAGCGCTTCTACCACCACCTCTCGAAGTCGGAGACGGCGATCGTCGACCTCGCGACGGTGGTGGGCGTCGGCGACCGGATCGAGTGGCGCGTCGGGAAGAACGCCTGCTACGTCGACGGGACCGTCTACCCGCTCGACGCGCCGTGGGAGGTCCTCGCCTACCCGGAGCTGAGCCTCTACGACACGCTCAGGCTGGGGCTGCTCACGCTCGGCGTCGACGTGCGCGGCGGTCGCCCCCGGCGGAACGCCTACGACGACCTCGCGGCGTTCGACGACGTTCCGGTCCGGGAGTTCCTGCTCGAACACGCCACGGAGGGCGTCTACGAGCGCTTCTTCGAGCCGCTGCTGGACGCGAAGTTCGGCTCGCGCAAGGACGACGTGAGCGCCGCCTGGCTCCTCGGCCGGATCCGGTTCCGCGGCGAGCGCGACCCCCTCAGGGGGGAGGTCCTGGGCTACGTCGAGGGGGGGTTCGGCGTCCTGCTCGACGCGCTCGTCGAGGCGGTCGGCCGCGAGAACGTCGTCACGGGTGCCAGGGTGACGGAACTCGACTACCGCGACCGCGTCGAGTCGCTGACCGTCGAGACGCCGGACGGCGAGGAGACCCACGACGTGGAGGCCGTGGTCGTGGCGACGATGCCCGACGTGCTGGAGGCGCTCACGGGCTACGCCTGCGGGATCGACTTCCAGGGCTCGGTCTGCGCCCTGCTCACGATGGAGGAGGCGCTCACCGACACCTACTGGCTCAACGTCGCCGACGAGGCACCGTTCGGCGCGCTCGTCGAACACACGAACTTCGTCCCGCCCGCGCGCTACGGCGGCGAGCACCTCCTCTACGTCGCGAGCTACGTGCAGGACCTGACGGAGGAACGCTGGACCCTTGACGACGACGCCCTGCGCGAGCGCTGGCTCGCGGGCATCGAGGACCTCTTTCCCCGGTTCGACCGCGGCGCGGTGACCGACGTCCGCGTCGCGCGCAACCCCCGAACCGCCCCCGTCTACGAGTGCGGGTACCTCGACGCGGTCGTGCCCTACGACCTCGCGGAGGAGGTGGCGGCGGGGGTCTACTACGCCGGGATGGCGAGCCGCGCGCAGTACCCCGAGCGGTCCCTGGACGGCGCGGTGCGGGCGGGCTACGAGTGCGCGGACCGGATCGAGCGGGAGGGCGTGGCGATCGGAGCGACGCCCCGCGGGCGTCGCTAGGAGCAGTCGCGGGCCGGGAGTGGGAGCGGGGGCGGGACGGGAGCGGGGGCTGACGGCGGGCTACCCCTTCGGGTACGCCTGCTCGAACGGGCGGGGCGGCAACCGGAGTTCCTCCAGCCCCGGCCGGTGTTTGACGTTGTAGACGACCCGCAGTTCGTCCGTGACCGGTACGCCGTTGCAGGACAGCCGGATACCGCGGTCTAGCATCTCGGCGGGGAGGATGTGATCGACCGGCATCGCCAGTTCCCCGTCCATCATCGCGACCGCGCAGTTGGCGCAGGCCCCGCCTCGACAGGCGTACGGCCACGCGAACCCGCGGTTCTCGGCGGCCTCGAGGAGCGATTCGTGGGGTCGGACGAGGAACCGACCGTAGTCCGCCGGATCGAGCCCCCGCGAGGAGGCCTTCTCGAACAGTTCGTCGTCGTCGAGGTCCCAGCCGTGATCGTCGAGCACCTCGTAGTTGAGGTACTCGACCCTGGTCTCCTGCCGCTCGTCGGTCGCCTCGCGGTCGCTCTCGGCGTCCGGCATCTCGCCGTCCCGTCCCGACCGAACGTGGTCGTACGCCGCCAGGACGACACGAAGCTCGCGCGCCGACCCCCCCTGATCCGGGTGCGTCTCCTTCACTCGTCGTCGGTACGCCTCCACGATTTCGTCGTCGTCCGCATCCGGATCGATCCCGAGAACGTCGAACGGGGAACTCACACGTAGCGATAGGAAAATGAGGCGGATAAATCCTCCCCCCGACCGCGAGATTCCCGGCCGGGGGCCCGCTCTGCGTCCCCGGTAACCGAGCCGAGCGCCGCCCCCGATCGGAGCGACGGACGCTCAGCCCGAGAGCGACTCGCAGGCGACGCCGTCGCCGTCGCCGTCGAGCCGGTGCGGATCGCCGGCGGTGAGGTACTCCTGCGCCTCGGACTGGGTGTCGAAGTCCGAGCAGTCGTAGTCCCGCTGTCCGTCGCCGCCGGACGGCGTGGGTTCAGGGGTGGGTTCGGGCGTCGGCGTGGGCGTCGGCTCCGGCGTGGGTTCGGGCGTCGACGTGCGCGGCGGCTCGTAGTTCCAGAGTCCGACGTCGTCGGCCTGGGCGGCCCGTTCCGCGCTCGCGAACGCGTCCCGCTTCGAGAACGACGAGTCGTACATCCGGGCGTACCCCTGCTCGATGAGCTGGCGGTTCACGTTGGTCCCGTCCTGCTCGTAGACGTAGACGAGGAGCCGACCGTAGGAGCCGCGGCGGTCGGCCCGCGGGTCGGTGGCGATGCGGACCGGGTCGCCGCCGACCCGGGAACGGGCGAACTCGCTCGCCTTGTGCCCCCAGTCGCGCAGCCACCGCCTGCCGTCCTCGGTGTTCGGGATCCCCTCGAACTCGGCCGGATCGGTCGCGGTGTGGACCTCGGGGGTGTCGACGCCGAGCAGGCGGACGTCCTCGGTGTGTCCGTCGGGGAAGCGCACCTCGTAGGTGTCCCCGTCGACGACGCGGACGACCTCGACGGTCCACTCCGTCTCCCCGGAGGAGTCGGGGGCGTCGTCCGCGTCCGACCCGCCGCCGTCTCCCGCGCCGGCGTTCGATCCGTCCGGGAGGCTCTCGCAGGCGACGCCGTCGCCGTCGGCGTCCAGCCCGTTCGGATCGCTCGAATCGCGTTCGAGGGCCGCCTGCGCCTCGTCCTGCGTCGCGAAGTCGCCGCAGTTCAGGTCACCGTCGCCGGCGGTCCCGTCGCTCGAATCGTCGCTCGAATCGCCGTCCGATCCGCCGTCGGTCTCGTCGGACTCGGTCGCGGTCGAATCCGTCGCGGACGGCTCCGTCCCGGTCCCGTCGTCCGTCCCCGACGGCGTCTCCGTCGGCGCATCCGTCGCCGGGCCGTGCGTCGCGTTCCCGCCCGGCGTCGACGACGCGTCGGTGTCGAGCGAACTGTCGTTCGTCGTGTTCGTGGAGTTCGTCGAGTTCGTCGACGGATCCGAGTCGACGTCGTCGCTCGACGGCTGGGGGTCCGGGGTCGTCTCGTTGGCCCCCGGCGTCCCCGAGCAACCGGCCAGAACGAGCAGGCAGACGAGCGCGAGCGCGAGCACGTCGGCCCGCCGTGAGAGATCGATCATTGACGATCGAATCACCACCCGCCGGTACAATATATGTTGTGGGAATTACATTAATCCGTGACTGTCACGGTATCGTGTTCGAACGGCGGAGAGGGCGTCAGTCGGCGTCCGCCCCATCGTCCTCGTCGCCCACTCCGGGGGCGTCGCGCACGCTCACGTCCGCCGGTTCCTCGCCCCCGCCGACGGTCACGTCGCCCGTCCCGTCCTCGACGTACACGTCGTCGGAGAACCCCGCGACGGCGTTCTCGTAGGCGGGGTCGTCGAGCTTCTCCGGCGTCGGCGGGGCCTCGGGGACGCCGTCGGGGGGACGGAACTCCCCGAGCGGGTCGTCGATGGTGATCCCGTGGCGCTCGAAGAACTCGCCGTAGCGGCGGTAGTGCTCCTCGAACTCCTCGGGCGGGATCTCCATCATCTCGGTCCAGCCGTGGTTGAAGAAGTCGAAGTTCGCCTGGAGGTGGGTGATCTCGCGCGCCTCGGCCTCCGAGTAGCCCGCGGAGAGCGCCGCGACGTAGGCGTCCATCGTGGCGTCGAAGAACCCGTCCAGGTGATCGCGGCGCTCCTCCCGGCGCGACTCCGCTGCTTTCCCGAGGAAGATCCGCGTGTGGAGCTTCACCAGTCCGTAGGTGGCGACCGCGCCGACGCCCGGCGTCGTCAGCGCCTTCTTCGCGGCCCAGTGACGGGGGTTCTGTCGGAGTTTCATCGACACGTGTTTGGAATGCGACGGTATTCAATGTTCGGCAGATCCGCCGGACGGCGGCGCAGTGTACCCGTTTCGCTCGCGAATTAAACAGATAGCAATCCACATTAAGGGGGCAGACTAACCGACGGCCATGAGCACGTCGCACGTGATTATCGGCGATGGCATCGCGGGGAGTTCCGCCGCGGAGACCGTCCGCGAGGCCGACCCGGACGCCGACATCACCGTCATCACCGACGAGGGAGAGGCCCTCTACAACCGCATTCTCATCAAGGAGTTCGCGAAGGGCAAGATGCCCGCCGGTCCGATCTCGATCCACGACGAGAACTGGTACACCGACCGCGACATCGACCTCCAGCTCGACACCCACGTCACCGACGTCGACACCGACGCCCACGAGATCCACACCCACCGGGGTGACGTCATCGAGTACGACGCGCTCCTCATCGCCACCGGCGGCACGCCGACCCAGCTCCCCGTCCCCGGGAGCGACGCGGAGGGCGTCCACCACTTCTGGACGTTCCAGGACGCCCGGGCGATCAAGGAACACGCGGAGGAGGCCGAGACGGGTGCCGTCATCGGCGCGGGGCTGCTCGGCATCGACCTCGCGGCCATCTGCGGCGCGCAGGACGTGAAGGCGAACTACCTCATGCGCGGCAACGCGTGGTGGCGCTACGCGCTCAGCGAGGAGGGCGCGGAGATCATCCACGGGGCGCTCCGCGAGAACGACGTCACGCCCGTCTTCGGCAGCGGCGTCGATCACTTCGAGGTGGACGACGGCCACGTCACGGGCGTCGTCGACCCGAACGGCGAGCACTTCGACGCGGACTTCGTCGGCGTCGCCATCGGACTGAACTACAACACGGAGTTCCTGCAGGGCAGCGGCATCGAGCGCACCGACAGCGGCTCGATCGTCACCGACGAACACATGCGCACGAACGTCGAGGACGTCTACGCCGCCGGCGACCTCACCTACTTCTACGACGTGCTCATCGAGGAGATGGCCCAGAACGGCGCGTGGGGCAGCGCCAAGGAGCAGGGGTCCATCGCGGGGACGAACATGGTCCACGACCAGCACGGCGACGGCGAGGAGGCGACCTTCGAGTGGGTCTCCTCGTACTCCATCACGCACTTCGACTTCCCGTTTCTCTCGTTCGGCCACCCGACCATCGGCGACGACAGCGTCGAACGGAAGTACTCCGACACGGAGTGGCGCCGCGTCGCGATCAAGGACGGCAAGGTCGTCGGCGGCGTGCTCATCGGCGACCTCGCGCCGCAGTCGAAGCTGAAGCGACTCGCGCGCGACCGCGTGGACGTGAGCGAGACGAAGGAGTTGCTCCTGGAGGAGACGATCGACCTGGAGAACTTCGAGGCACCCGAGGCCTCCAGCTAGGCCGGGGTCCCGCGCGGTTCGGACCGATCGGTCCCGTCACGCCGTGTTCGGACCGAAGTGATTTTGCGCGCGGCGGGTTACGGAACCGTATGAACGGCGGTGGCTCCTCAGACATGACGCTCGCCTTCGAACTGGAGGCGCTACAGCGACTCGCGGACCCCGAGGCGGTGTTCAGCGACGCCCGGACGTGGACGAAGTACCTCGGCGTCG
The Halomarina pelagica DNA segment above includes these coding regions:
- a CDS encoding homoserine kinase, whose translation is MLTVRAPATSANLGSGFDVFGVALDRPADVVRVEKAERTTIEVTGVGSRYIPEDPKRNTVGAVAEALSAPARIRIDKGVRPASGLGSSAASAAAAAVALNELYDRGRSREELVPVAAEGEAVVSGAAHADNVAPAILGGFTVVTDEGVTRIDADLSLVACLPDIVVSTRDARKVVPDGVSMTDLVETVGRAATLVAGMARSDPALVGRGMDAPVVTPARADLIDGYDEVCAAARAAGATGVTISGAGPTVIAVCRRSDQRAVAVSMIDAFEERGIESQAYRTCVGDGATVYR
- a CDS encoding AbrB/MazE/SpoVT family DNA-binding domain-containing protein; this translates as MSTTEEERDSKSEVVSVSRHGQATIPKKFREKLGIEAPGRVRFRENDEGEVTVERVPSASDMRGYAKHRGDATTDEPATALLREKRERDRETREATFESGDSDE
- a CDS encoding thermonuclease family protein, coding for MIDLSRRADVLALALVCLLVLAGCSGTPGANETTPDPQPSSDDVDSDPSTNSTNSTNTTNDSSLDTDASSTPGGNATHGPATDAPTETPSGTDDGTGTEPSATDSTATESDETDGGSDGDSSDDSSDGTAGDGDLNCGDFATQDEAQAALERDSSDPNGLDADGDGVACESLPDGSNAGAGDGGGSDADDAPDSSGETEWTVEVVRVVDGDTYEVRFPDGHTEDVRLLGVDTPEVHTATDPAEFEGIPNTEDGRRWLRDWGHKASEFARSRVGGDPVRIATDPRADRRGSYGRLLVYVYEQDGTNVNRQLIEQGYARMYDSSFSKRDAFASAERAAQADDVGLWNYEPPRTSTPEPTPEPTPTPTPEPTPEPTPSGGDGQRDYDCSDFDTQSEAQEYLTAGDPHRLDGDGDGVACESLSG
- a CDS encoding acetamidase/formamidase family protein gives rise to the protein MTDRRTIDDSSVVYAFSPDLEPTVTVEPGAALTVETRDSLEGAIQRDGDLMDSVPEEVNAATGPIAVEGAEPGDALRVEIEEMRPNEDRGRAVTIPGFGLLRDDPEVAHPHTRVTPVEDGALRFGDLSVPLDPCIGTIGVATADEEYTTLVPHDHGGNLDTTDLRAGATVYFPVFQPGGLLAMGDCKAAMADGEHCGTGAEIATEIDVTLGVVADAPLSRPLIETDDAWKFLASAETLQAACELAVRDASEALARAHGVEFTDAYLLASLVADLEISQVVDPLKTVRCAVPKASLADPLD
- the fer gene encoding ferredoxin Fer — encoded protein: MSSPFDVLGIDPDADDDEIVEAYRRRVKETHPDQGGSARELRVVLAAYDHVRSGRDGEMPDAESDREATDERQETRVEYLNYEVLDDHGWDLDDDELFEKASSRGLDPADYGRFLVRPHESLLEAAENRGFAWPYACRGGACANCAVAMMDGELAMPVDHILPAEMLDRGIRLSCNGVPVTDELRVVYNVKHRPGLEELRLPPRPFEQAYPKG
- a CDS encoding DUF6149 family protein, which translates into the protein MKLRQNPRHWAAKKALTTPGVGAVATYGLVKLHTRIFLGKAAESRREERRDHLDGFFDATMDAYVAALSAGYSEAEAREITHLQANFDFFNHGWTEMMEIPPEEFEEHYRRYGEFFERHGITIDDPLGEFRPPDGVPEAPPTPEKLDDPAYENAVAGFSDDVYVEDGTGDVTVGGGEEPADVSVRDAPGVGDEDDGADAD
- a CDS encoding type II toxin-antitoxin system VapC family toxin → MFDAEPIVAHADGEPGSGTVEAFLSAVEDGESTGFVNYVNMTEVRYILARKYDRRTADEYLDWLVSFGIVPVGIEEIWETAAEFVLDVNPALGDSFALATATAKDATLLAGGDGDYDGVTDVPIECFRDGPA
- a CDS encoding NAD(P)/FAD-dependent oxidoreductase produces the protein MIGIVGGGLAGLAAAHRLRRAGREVRVFEAAPEVGGLAATYPTAGDPVERFYHHLSKSETAIVDLATVVGVGDRIEWRVGKNACYVDGTVYPLDAPWEVLAYPELSLYDTLRLGLLTLGVDVRGGRPRRNAYDDLAAFDDVPVREFLLEHATEGVYERFFEPLLDAKFGSRKDDVSAAWLLGRIRFRGERDPLRGEVLGYVEGGFGVLLDALVEAVGRENVVTGARVTELDYRDRVESLTVETPDGEETHDVEAVVVATMPDVLEALTGYACGIDFQGSVCALLTMEEALTDTYWLNVADEAPFGALVEHTNFVPPARYGGEHLLYVASYVQDLTEERWTLDDDALRERWLAGIEDLFPRFDRGAVTDVRVARNPRTAPVYECGYLDAVVPYDLAEEVAAGVYYAGMASRAQYPERSLDGAVRAGYECADRIEREGVAIGATPRGRR
- a CDS encoding NAD(P)/FAD-dependent oxidoreductase; translation: MSTSHVIIGDGIAGSSAAETVREADPDADITVITDEGEALYNRILIKEFAKGKMPAGPISIHDENWYTDRDIDLQLDTHVTDVDTDAHEIHTHRGDVIEYDALLIATGGTPTQLPVPGSDAEGVHHFWTFQDARAIKEHAEEAETGAVIGAGLLGIDLAAICGAQDVKANYLMRGNAWWRYALSEEGAEIIHGALRENDVTPVFGSGVDHFEVDDGHVTGVVDPNGEHFDADFVGVAIGLNYNTEFLQGSGIERTDSGSIVTDEHMRTNVEDVYAAGDLTYFYDVLIEEMAQNGAWGSAKEQGSIAGTNMVHDQHGDGEEATFEWVSSYSITHFDFPFLSFGHPTIGDDSVERKYSDTEWRRVAIKDGKVVGGVLIGDLAPQSKLKRLARDRVDVSETKELLLEETIDLENFEAPEASS